The Chitinophagales bacterium genome has a window encoding:
- a CDS encoding sodium:calcium antiporter — MALSIFWFSVCVLAILYAGTKLSYYGDKLADIMGWGKMWMGMILMAGVTSLPELVTGVSSIQLVDSPNLAVGNVIGSCAFNILILSLLDVSFPKQPPITYVAQTGHVIAAAFGVVLLCVVSFSIIQPGLFGHIGWVGGDSLVFIFIYFFAIRAVYNYEKRPKKDEAVATASEEVVNYSKTFIISRYLFFALVVVVAAIFLPYYGDDVAKYAGISEGFFGTVFLAFSTSLPEIVVSVMAVRQRSIDMAVGNVLGSNVFNIFVLAINDIVYTKGPLMEHIEPTLMIPALGSILITTIGIIGLVYKSKFKWVMAVDSFFILVVYILMMRVMLLSGG, encoded by the coding sequence ATGGCATTAAGTATTTTCTGGTTTTCGGTATGTGTGCTGGCAATATTATACGCGGGCACAAAACTTTCTTATTACGGCGATAAGCTGGCCGACATTATGGGCTGGGGCAAAATGTGGATGGGTATGATACTCATGGCCGGGGTCACTTCATTGCCGGAGTTGGTTACCGGTGTCAGCTCTATACAACTGGTCGACTCGCCGAACCTTGCCGTAGGTAACGTGATAGGTAGCTGCGCTTTCAATATACTGATACTCTCCCTGCTGGATGTCTCATTTCCCAAACAACCACCCATAACATATGTAGCACAAACAGGCCATGTGATAGCTGCTGCGTTCGGAGTAGTGTTGTTGTGCGTGGTGTCTTTTTCTATCATACAGCCGGGTTTGTTCGGGCATATAGGCTGGGTTGGTGGTGATAGTTTAGTTTTCATATTCATTTACTTTTTTGCCATCAGGGCGGTGTATAATTACGAGAAACGTCCGAAGAAAGATGAGGCGGTTGCTACGGCTTCTGAAGAGGTGGTGAACTACAGCAAAACCTTCATCATCAGCCGCTACCTGTTCTTTGCGCTGGTGGTAGTGGTGGCGGCCATTTTCCTGCCATACTATGGCGACGATGTAGCTAAATACGCCGGTATAAGCGAAGGCTTTTTCGGTACCGTGTTCCTTGCGTTCTCTACCTCTCTGCCCGAGATAGTAGTGAGCGTGATGGCCGTGCGCCAGCGCTCTATTGATATGGCGGTAGGCAATGTCCTGGGTAGTAATGTGTTCAACATTTTTGTACTGGCCATAAATGATATAGTATATACCAAAGGCCCGCTGATGGAACATATAGAACCCACATTGATGATACCCGCCCTGGGCAGCATACTCATTACTACCATTGGTATCATAGGGCTGGTGTACAAAAGCAAGTTCAAGTGGGTGATGGCTGTGGATTCGTTTTTCATACTGGTGGTTTATATACTCATGATGCGGGTGATGTTGCTATCTGGTGGATGA
- the uvrA gene encoding excinuclease ABC subunit UvrA: MATKKATKKAEDRITADDSIFIKGARMHNLKNVDVAIPRNKLVVVTGVSGSGKSSLTIDTLFAEGQRRYAESLSAYARQFLMRMDKPAVDFIHGICPAIAIEQKVSTRTPRSTVGSMTEIYDYLRLLFARAGRTYSPVSGTEVKKDTVTDVVDYLETLEHGIKVQIIVPLVTHYGRSVEEELNILMQKGFSRIYAKDDGKPYRIEELVEGTAKLPQKNNYLLIDRIVTKEFEEDDIHRLGDSIQTAFYESEGECLLELNGGEIKNFNNRFEADGMVFEEPTPNLFSFNNPYGACPECEGFGMVLGVDEDLVIPDKSLSVHEGAVACWRGEKMAEWQHAFVRTATKYDFPIHKAISDLNQKELDLLWEGNDKVSGIRDFFTMVEQNLYKVQYRVMQARYRGRTTCPTCKGTRLRKDAQYVKVDNTTITDLMHLPATNLSEWFDQLELNEHDSKIAYRILIEINQRLKTLLDVGLGYLTLNRLANTLSGGESQRIQLTKFLGSNLTDSLYILDEPSIGLHSRDTERLIKVLKNLRDLGNTVVVVEHDELMMREADHIIDMGPLASHLGGEVVAEGNFDEIVANEHSLTGKYLGGIMKIDVPKVLRKPKGHIQLEGCRQHNLKNVDASFPLNVLCVVTGVSGSGKTTLVKQTLYPALQKHFGEGTDRPGLHKYLGGDIDRITHVEMVDQNPIGKSSRSNPVTYIKAWDEIRKLFTKQPLSKMRGFKDKHFSFNTDGGRCDTCKGDGEVVVEMQFLADVHLVCESCKGKRFKDEVLEVTFREKNVYDVLEMSVDEALAFFAGEDKIVKAMQPLSDVGLGYVKLGQSSNTLSGGEAQRVKLASFLGKGNSKDKILFIFDEPTTGLHFHDIKKLLSSFDALIEQGHSIIVIEHNTDVIKSADHIIDIGPEGGAGGGHILYSGVPKGLKDVKESYTGQYL; this comes from the coding sequence ATGGCAACAAAGAAAGCAACCAAAAAGGCAGAAGACAGGATAACGGCAGACGACTCCATATTCATCAAGGGTGCACGTATGCACAACCTGAAGAACGTGGACGTGGCCATCCCCCGCAACAAGCTGGTGGTGGTAACGGGCGTATCGGGCAGCGGCAAGAGCAGCCTCACCATAGATACCCTGTTTGCCGAGGGGCAGCGCCGCTATGCGGAGAGCCTCAGCGCCTACGCCCGCCAGTTCCTGATGCGTATGGACAAGCCCGCGGTTGACTTTATACACGGTATTTGCCCGGCCATTGCCATAGAGCAGAAGGTAAGCACCCGCACCCCGCGCAGCACCGTGGGCAGCATGACGGAGATATACGACTACCTGCGCCTGCTCTTTGCCCGTGCGGGCCGCACCTACTCGCCCGTAAGCGGCACGGAGGTAAAAAAAGACACCGTGACCGACGTGGTAGACTACCTGGAAACGCTGGAACACGGCATCAAGGTGCAGATAATAGTGCCGTTGGTAACGCACTACGGCCGCAGTGTAGAGGAAGAACTGAACATACTGATGCAGAAGGGCTTCAGCCGCATATATGCCAAAGACGATGGCAAACCTTACCGTATAGAAGAACTGGTAGAGGGCACCGCAAAACTGCCCCAAAAGAACAACTACCTGCTGATAGACCGTATAGTGACCAAGGAATTTGAAGAGGATGACATTCACCGCCTGGGCGATAGTATACAAACCGCCTTTTACGAGAGTGAGGGCGAATGCCTGCTGGAGCTGAACGGCGGCGAGATAAAGAATTTCAACAACAGGTTTGAGGCCGATGGTATGGTGTTTGAAGAGCCTACCCCCAACCTGTTCTCGTTCAACAATCCATATGGTGCCTGCCCCGAGTGTGAGGGCTTCGGCATGGTGCTGGGCGTGGACGAAGACCTGGTGATACCCGACAAGAGCCTGAGCGTGCACGAAGGTGCGGTAGCCTGCTGGCGTGGCGAGAAGATGGCGGAATGGCAACACGCGTTCGTTCGCACAGCCACGAAGTACGACTTTCCTATACACAAGGCCATATCGGACCTGAACCAGAAGGAACTGGACCTGCTGTGGGAGGGTAATGATAAGGTAAGCGGCATCCGCGATTTCTTTACCATGGTAGAGCAGAACCTGTATAAGGTGCAATACCGTGTGATGCAGGCGCGCTATCGCGGCCGCACCACATGCCCTACCTGTAAGGGCACAAGGCTGCGTAAGGACGCGCAATATGTAAAGGTGGACAATACGACCATCACCGACCTGATGCACCTGCCCGCAACCAACCTGAGTGAGTGGTTTGACCAACTGGAACTGAACGAACACGACAGTAAAATTGCCTACAGGATACTCATAGAGATCAACCAGCGACTGAAGACTTTGCTGGATGTGGGCTTAGGATATTTAACCCTCAACCGCCTGGCCAATACGCTGAGTGGTGGAGAAAGCCAGCGGATACAACTGACAAAATTCCTGGGCAGCAACCTGACCGACTCGCTGTATATACTGGACGAGCCGAGCATTGGCCTGCACAGCCGCGATACGGAAAGACTGATAAAAGTACTCAAAAACCTGCGCGACCTGGGCAACACGGTAGTGGTGGTAGAACACGACGAACTGATGATGCGCGAGGCCGACCACATCATAGATATGGGTCCGCTGGCCAGCCACCTGGGTGGCGAGGTAGTAGCCGAGGGCAACTTTGACGAGATAGTGGCCAACGAGCACAGCCTGACGGGCAAGTACCTGGGAGGCATTATGAAAATAGACGTGCCCAAAGTGTTGCGCAAACCCAAAGGGCATATACAACTGGAGGGCTGCCGTCAGCACAACCTGAAGAATGTAGACGCAAGTTTTCCGCTGAATGTATTGTGCGTGGTAACGGGCGTAAGTGGTAGCGGCAAAACAACATTGGTAAAACAGACCCTCTACCCCGCCCTGCAAAAACACTTTGGCGAAGGGACGGACAGGCCGGGTCTGCACAAATACCTGGGCGGCGATATTGACCGCATCACCCATGTAGAAATGGTAGACCAGAACCCGATAGGCAAATCGTCGCGCAGCAACCCCGTTACCTACATCAAGGCGTGGGACGAGATAAGGAAACTGTTCACCAAACAGCCTTTGTCTAAAATGCGTGGATTTAAAGACAAGCATTTCTCCTTCAATACAGACGGCGGCCGCTGCGATACCTGTAAGGGCGACGGCGAGGTGGTAGTGGAGATGCAGTTTCTTGCGGACGTGCACCTGGTATGCGAAAGCTGCAAGGGCAAACGTTTTAAAGATGAGGTACTGGAAGTAACCTTCCGCGAAAAGAACGTGTATGATGTGCTGGAGATGAGCGTGGACGAAGCACTGGCTTTCTTTGCAGGAGAAGATAAAATAGTAAAAGCCATGCAGCCCCTCAGCGATGTGGGGCTGGGTTATGTGAAGTTGGGGCAAAGCAGCAATACCCTGAGTGGTGGCGAGGCGCAACGTGTAAAACTGGCTTCCTTCTTAGGCAAGGGCAACAGCAAGGATAAGATACTTTTCATCTTTGACGAGCCGACAACGGGCCTGCATTTCCACGACATCAAAAAACTACTCTCGTCCTTCGATGCGTTAATAGAACAGGGGCACAGCATCATAGTAATTGAGCACAATACGGACGTAATAAAAAGCGCTGACCATATCATAGACATAGGCCCCGAAGGTGGTGCCGGCGGGGGGCACATCCTCTACTCAGGCGTACCCAAAGGCTTGAAAGACGTAAAAGAAAGCTATACGGGACAATATCTATGA